The Amycolatopsis mongoliensis genome includes a window with the following:
- a CDS encoding response regulator transcription factor encodes MIKVLLAEDMHMVRGALVALLNLESDIEVVAEVSTGDQILPAAKAAQPDVAVIDIDLPGKDGLSAAVEIHESLPDVHTLILTSLGRPGTVRRALDAKVNGFLLKDSPSDKLANAVRSVAIGRRVIDSELALAAWETDDCPLTPREIEILSLAARGRNVADIAAELFLSAGTVRNYLAAVVTKLNARNRVHAIRIATEAEWL; translated from the coding sequence GTGATCAAGGTGTTGCTGGCCGAGGACATGCACATGGTCCGCGGCGCCCTGGTCGCCCTGCTCAACCTGGAATCCGACATCGAGGTGGTCGCCGAGGTGTCCACCGGCGACCAGATCCTGCCGGCCGCGAAGGCGGCCCAGCCCGACGTCGCGGTCATCGACATCGACCTGCCGGGCAAGGACGGGCTGTCGGCGGCGGTCGAGATCCACGAGAGCCTCCCCGACGTCCACACCCTGATCCTGACCAGCCTCGGCCGCCCGGGCACGGTCCGCCGCGCGCTGGACGCGAAGGTGAACGGCTTCCTGCTCAAGGACTCGCCGTCGGACAAGCTGGCGAACGCGGTCCGCTCGGTCGCCATCGGCCGCCGGGTCATCGACAGCGAGCTGGCGCTGGCCGCCTGGGAGACCGACGACTGCCCGCTCACCCCGCGCGAAATCGAGATCCTGTCGCTGGCGGCGCGCGGACGCAACGTGGCCGATATCGCGGCGGAGCTGTTCCTGTCGGCCGGCACGGTCCGCAACTACCTGGCCGCGGTGGTCACGAAGCTCAACGCCCGCAACCGGGTCCACGCGATCCGCATCGCGACCGAAGCGGAATGGCTTTAG
- a CDS encoding SagB/ThcOx family dehydrogenase, with protein sequence MPAYPPEGIPETVRLWSLTEDTLLEAGDDDTLVAITWWGEYELADIPRPVRESLGRMALGPISMGNLATSAGNAAEAWAGTLRRVLNQLSGSVVHSLALNDGRGPLLSAIPVTQAPVFPADVVPPGRLIKLSRYSAMRPDGGGLVLESPRARYRVALLRPPAVAVASSLAGPVTVAQVAETSGLTEAVVADVVTFLVAAGVVLVADDWAEFTEDTDTDLTVWSPDDLMFHARSRTWLKGGPPDPEAHRAGTEPPVVKQLTAGPTFPLHRPDPEVLKATDPTLATLLEHDHTCPEVTERALSADQVGEFLFRAARVRSIGPAYLPGGPGHEASQRPYFSVACLYELEIYVGINRCADLARGIYHYDPLWHTLTLINDDLGVLDGMLDLAMVGAGSHRRPSVLLTMTARMSRIAWVLGSAAYATTLVHVGALQQVLYLTAKAMGLAAHAVPVDAGDRVDRSLKLEWPAEVSVGECVLDFPGGNALG encoded by the coding sequence TTGCCTGCTTACCCCCCGGAGGGGATCCCCGAGACCGTCCGGCTCTGGTCCCTCACCGAAGACACCTTGCTGGAGGCGGGGGACGACGACACGCTCGTCGCGATCACCTGGTGGGGCGAGTACGAGCTGGCGGACATCCCCCGGCCGGTCCGCGAGTCGCTGGGCCGGATGGCGCTGGGCCCGATCTCGATGGGCAACCTCGCCACGTCGGCGGGCAACGCCGCCGAAGCGTGGGCGGGGACGTTGCGCAGGGTCCTCAACCAGCTGTCCGGCTCGGTCGTGCACTCGCTCGCGCTCAACGACGGCCGCGGGCCGCTGCTCTCGGCCATCCCGGTGACCCAGGCGCCGGTCTTCCCGGCCGACGTGGTGCCGCCGGGCCGGCTGATCAAGCTGTCGCGGTACTCGGCGATGCGCCCGGACGGCGGCGGGCTGGTGCTGGAGTCGCCCCGCGCCCGGTACCGCGTCGCGCTGCTGCGGCCGCCGGCGGTGGCCGTGGCGTCGTCGCTGGCCGGGCCGGTGACCGTCGCGCAGGTCGCCGAGACCTCCGGGCTGACCGAGGCGGTCGTGGCCGACGTCGTCACGTTCCTGGTGGCCGCGGGCGTGGTGCTGGTGGCCGACGACTGGGCCGAGTTCACCGAGGACACCGACACCGACCTGACCGTCTGGTCGCCCGACGACCTGATGTTCCACGCCCGCAGCCGGACGTGGCTGAAGGGCGGCCCGCCGGACCCGGAGGCGCACCGGGCGGGCACCGAGCCGCCGGTGGTCAAGCAGCTCACCGCCGGCCCGACCTTCCCGTTGCACCGCCCCGACCCGGAGGTGCTCAAGGCGACCGACCCGACGCTGGCCACGCTGCTCGAACACGACCACACGTGCCCCGAGGTCACCGAACGCGCGTTGTCCGCCGACCAGGTGGGCGAGTTCCTCTTCCGCGCCGCGCGGGTGCGCTCGATCGGGCCGGCGTACCTGCCCGGCGGACCCGGCCACGAGGCTTCCCAGCGGCCGTACTTCAGCGTCGCGTGCCTGTACGAGCTGGAGATCTACGTCGGGATCAACCGGTGCGCGGACCTCGCGCGGGGGATCTACCACTACGACCCGCTGTGGCACACGCTGACGCTGATCAACGACGACCTCGGCGTCCTGGACGGCATGCTGGACCTGGCGATGGTCGGCGCGGGCAGCCACCGCCGGCCCTCGGTGCTGCTGACGATGACCGCGCGGATGTCGCGGATCGCGTGGGTGCTCGGCAGTGCCGCGTACGCGACGACGCTGGTGCACGTCGGCGCGTTGCAGCAGGTGCTCTACCTGACGGCGAAGGCGATGGGACTCGCCGCGCACGCCGTGCCGGTCGACGCGGGCGACCGGGTGGACCGCTCACTGAAACTGGAGTGGCCGGCCGAGGTCAGCGTCGGCGAGTGCGTGCTCGATTTCCCCGGCGGTAATGCGCTGGGCTGA
- a CDS encoding sensor histidine kinase, translating to MAYPVRLRGKSRVRAEPPAERDAGRPDFRALVAGGPVAAAAAVALTALLPVLAERESWAPRLLALAGAAALAGVHLTAFAHGRVRRPGLALAAQALLAYGPMLLLGALWSTAGGFLAGGLLLAVRPARAVPAAGLVCVVAGLVCAWPTGSADAGFAGAVSAGIAALALSGAGAAARLIAEREEERRELKRSAIAEERKRFSRDVHDLLGLSLSAITLKGELVDRLVIGQPGRAKEELAELLTMSRRALADVRTVAAGYRELSLADECRAAAAVLSAAGTRVTVARSGTEDLPPEVATALAAVLREGVTNVVRHSTASWCAFSVSKEDGTAWLEIVNDGAGGPADGGAGSGSGLRNLLDRVESLGGTLATESGADGTHRLLAAVPVGCGGVRRHRAPDELSA from the coding sequence GTGGCATATCCGGTTCGGCTGCGCGGGAAGTCCCGGGTGCGGGCCGAGCCGCCGGCGGAGCGGGATGCCGGACGGCCGGACTTCCGCGCGCTCGTCGCGGGCGGTCCGGTGGCGGCGGCCGCCGCGGTCGCGCTGACGGCGTTGCTCCCGGTCCTGGCCGAACGGGAGTCCTGGGCCCCGCGGCTGCTCGCGCTGGCCGGCGCGGCGGCGCTGGCGGGGGTGCACCTGACCGCGTTCGCCCACGGCCGCGTCCGCCGCCCCGGCCTGGCGCTGGCCGCCCAGGCCCTGCTCGCGTACGGGCCGATGCTGCTGCTGGGAGCCCTGTGGAGCACCGCGGGTGGGTTCCTCGCCGGGGGTCTGCTGCTGGCCGTCCGGCCGGCCCGGGCGGTGCCCGCGGCGGGGCTGGTGTGCGTCGTGGCGGGGCTCGTCTGCGCCTGGCCGACGGGTTCGGCCGATGCCGGGTTCGCGGGCGCGGTGTCCGCCGGGATCGCGGCGCTGGCGCTGTCCGGGGCGGGTGCGGCCGCGCGGCTGATCGCCGAGCGCGAGGAGGAACGGCGCGAGCTGAAGCGGAGCGCGATCGCCGAGGAGCGCAAGCGGTTCTCCCGCGACGTCCACGACCTGCTCGGCCTCAGCCTTTCGGCGATCACCCTCAAGGGTGAACTCGTCGACCGGTTGGTGATCGGCCAGCCGGGGCGCGCGAAGGAGGAACTGGCCGAGCTGCTGACGATGTCGCGGCGCGCTCTGGCCGACGTCCGCACGGTCGCGGCGGGCTACCGCGAGCTGTCGCTGGCCGACGAGTGCCGGGCCGCGGCGGCGGTGCTGAGCGCGGCCGGGACCCGGGTGACGGTGGCCCGTTCCGGCACGGAGGACCTGCCCCCGGAGGTGGCGACCGCGCTGGCGGCGGTGCTGCGCGAAGGGGTGACGAACGTGGTGCGGCACAGCACGGCGAGCTGGTGCGCGTTCTCGGTGAGCAAGGAGGACGGAACGGCCTGGCTGGAGATCGTCAACGACGGCGCGGGCGGCCCCGCGGACGGCGGCGCGGGTTCGGGATCGGGGCTGCGCAACCTGCTCGACCGGGTGGAGTCGCTGGGCGGGACGCTGGCGACGGAGTCCGGTGCGGACGGGACGCACCGGCTGCTGGCGGCGGTCCCGGTGGGGTGTGGCGGCGTGCGCCGGCATCGGGCGCCGGACGAGCTGTCGGCGTAA